In the genome of Sciurus carolinensis chromosome 3, mSciCar1.2, whole genome shotgun sequence, one region contains:
- the LOC124980722 gene encoding uncharacterized protein LOC124980722, translating into MERQGSLGSARGFNGESPGVVTRGVTGGVRGLEADTRLPSGVASPNGSEPPSHSGGSVVRSPGSSRPTERVVALTPGLSQHPGEVAGHSVEFGPSPDVVNIPCSGTGLPRTYCPGPGGSRVYTSGCGSHSGSTCLHSGPCEDRPRSILKDSSSILMQRSPCADKKKAQRWDEMNILATYHPTDKDYGFMKVDEPSTPYHRLQDSDEDVLAGSSVKVTPEVLEERFATMDNFLPKVLQYGDNRSSGAADNFSKTHSSDFDKHRKTHYTEGKFLKAQKNLPLEHEEDSSGGSAGVSSGVRGVVMDPKLRPVERGWAGGLARRVNDETDMLIPRPVLDVKDSPGCRNQFPSASTPFPLEKIDLQRKEYYTQGRYLRSDSHPEPEEDIEDEQQDRTTMSSKDRKSPVASSWCQWLEAKRQNCRSPGRSEREYRNNQNPPTQNGRRSEPGQRQGDETLRLQWTQEEETRQWKM; encoded by the exons ATGGAGAGGCAGGGTTCTCTGGGATCTGCAAGAGGCTTCAATGGGGAATCACCTGGAGTGGTTACCAGGGGAGTGACCGGAGGGGTCAGAGGACTCGAAGCAGACACCAGACTGCCCTCCGGAGTAGCTTCGCCTAACGGTTCTGAGCCCCCCTCGCACTCCGGGGGCAGTGTGGTTCGCAGTCCTGGTTCAAGTCGTCCCACGGAGCGGGTAGTGGCTCTCACTCCCGGGCTCAGTCAGCATCCTGGGGAGGTTGCGGGCCACAGCGTTGAGTTCGGCCCATCCCCTGATGTAGTCAACATTCCCTGCTCTGGAACCGGCCTACCCAGGACTTACTGTCCCGGGCCCGGGGGCTCCAGGGTGTACACATCGGGGTGTGGTTCGCACTCTGGGTCAACTTGTTTGCACTCTGGTCCTTGTGAGGACCGGCCCCGGAGCATCCTAAAAGACAGCAGCTCCATCCTGATGCAGAGATCCCCCTGTGCGGATAA GAAAAAGGCTCAGCGCTGGGATGAGATGAATATCCTGGCCACTTATCATCCTACTGATAAGGACTATGGCTTTATGAAGGTGGATGAACCCAGCACCCCCTACCATAG GTTGCAGGACAGTGATGAAGATGTGTTGGCAGGGTCCTCTGTCAAGGTGACTCCTGAAGTGCTGGAAGAGAG GTTTGCAACAATGGACAATTTCCTCCCCAAGGTCCTCCAGTATGGTGACAATAGAAGCTCAGGAGCTGCAGACAACTTTTCCAAGACAC ACTCCAGTGATTTTGACAAGCATCGTAAGACACACTACACTGAAGGGAAGTTCCTCAAGGCTCAAAAAAACCTGCCCTTGGAGCATGAGGAGGATAGCAGTGGGGGTAGTGCCGGCGTCAGCAGTGGTGTTAGAGGTGTGGTGATGGACCCAAAGCTCAGGCCTGTGgagagaggctgggcaggaggactAGCCAGAAGAGTCAATGATGAAACTGACATGCTCATCCCGAGGCCTGTCCTAGATGTCAAGG ATTCCCCTGGCTGCAGAAATCAGTTCCCCTCAGCTTCGACCCCCTTTCCATTGGAGAAAATCGATCTGCAACGCAAGGAGTATTATACTCAGGGAAGATACCTGAGGTCTGACTCCCACCCAGAACCTGAAGAGGACATAGAAGATGAGCAGCAGGACA GAACTACCATGTCATCAAAAGACAGAAAGTCTCCGGTGGCATCCAGCTGGTGTCAGTGGCTGGAGGCCAAGAGGCAGAACTGCCGAAGCCCAGGGAGATCAGAGAGGGAATATAGAAACAACCAGAACCCTCCAACCCAGAACGGGCGCAGAAGTGAGCCTGGGCAGAGGCAAGGAG ATGAAACCCTGCGGCTCCAATGGACTCAGGAAGAAGAAACCAGACAATGGAAAATGTAA